Proteins from one Pongo abelii isolate AG06213 chromosome 19, NHGRI_mPonAbe1-v2.0_pri, whole genome shotgun sequence genomic window:
- the SMIM36 gene encoding small integral membrane protein 36, whose protein sequence is MEFYLEIDPVTLNLIILVASYVILLLVFLISCVLYDCRGKDPSKEYTPEATLEAQPSIRLVVMHPSVPGPHWPKRPGLSLGDPAPLGKKSTMV, encoded by the coding sequence ATGGAATTCTACTTGGAGATCGACCCTGTCACCTTGAACCTGATCATCCTAGTTGCAAGCTACGTCATCTTGCTCCTGGTCTTCCTCATCTCCTGCGTGCTATACGACTGCCGAGGCAAGGATCCCAGTAAGGAGTACACGCCCGAGGCCACTCTCGAGGCCCAGCCCTCCATCCGGTTGGTGGTGATGCACCCAAGTGTCCCTGGGCCCCACTGGCCAAAGAGGCCTGGCCTTTCTTTGGGGGATCCTGCTCCACTAGGAAAGAAAAGCACCATGGTATGA